Proteins from one Syngnathus scovelli strain Florida chromosome 17, RoL_Ssco_1.2, whole genome shotgun sequence genomic window:
- the LOC125985420 gene encoding SUN domain-containing ossification factor isoform X5 translates to MKMIIWRVVTLWLSVSLLSWFPNCHVDCTEPDQEAQRSEPRQDVDLEGESGDSHQEDEAGESLASHLQSLSRNEQSQGEQSTQTVDKEETHLEPPEVDKPSFEATSEIVSAISQPKEEHLEMENLDVPAAQEQESVVLIRSSDTDCESTVEGNDSPGIPSLQNIITVSVLDDANDEAHSDVLDSELPAECMEEANPYDHDRLPPVILENMSNAHTTGTKTHSDPPNAQAAQRLDDSVSHPLNGQDLNIAVTVDTDPTVNSKDPEDIPTFDEWKRKMMEVENEKTLSTHTSTNGGSNVVKKVQKNFNNYASVECGAKILGANPEAKSTSAILKENMDLYMLNPCSNKIWFIIELCEPIQVKQLDIANFELFSSTPKDFLVSISDRYPTNKWLKLGTFHGRDERTVQSFPLDEQLYAKYVKMFTKYIKVELLSHFGSEHFCPLSLIRVFGTSMVEEYEEIAEPSERAEDQDDDLDYASGYGPGEVKYSKNLIGSAKDVILNMVNNIAVNVLGGNSEMEGNLSSQGVIVNGPGANETISSTPITDPSAATPSSSELDEATLSPDTEITETGAPSSTTAVPELLPVDNSDQQPPPLDKPIVIPLESEEEESISSTITLLDKEDELDGEREKMERAEPQNVDLCPWFSSCSCTSSLQEYLQQQCLALLFKKRRCQSMDRKQTAPSMHTPTLLQPSPSSACPEPKTHHSEVHQPHEKEQASGGEPESGASTSEAHQPPENTLTEAHNDSMSEPPPLEPSQTSGLPKPTTADSSAAKTPQLSSEAPAKPLSSEETQDMLAAEKPTEASLPPTSSVLIGTAGDDGKVAAAEVKANIVIRDSILNPDMTGESQIASPHVRQSPEPAVVLNSGTLSTELPQPAPHTTIELELSSSSSSAPVITDSKTEDLTEDVSTPGLPPLPSTSPSPSLSDIYADPPNGTEQNGNPVHGSSQKESVFMRLNNRIKALEMNMSLSGRYLEQLSQRYRKQVEEMQKAFNKTIIKLQNTSRIAEEQDQRQTESIQLLQGQLENITQMVLNLSIQVSQLQNEVSDRHNYLLLCLLLSLCFGLALFANRYRISVTPPNAEPEPEPPGVNSYSYCYPERNFTSGDDCSLKRSASYPPIHSFQLVPSQGLESLYPEESQASRKKYGGEKRPNLSLPAVVSTQT, encoded by the exons ATGAAGATGATAATATGGCGAGTTGTGACATTGTGGCTATCTGTGTCACTACTAAGTTG GTTCCCTAACTGCCATGTTGATTGCACAGAGCCAGACCAGGAGGCCCAAAGGTCTGAGCCTCGGCAGGACGTCGATTTGGAGGGCGAGTCAGGGGACTCTCATCAGGAAGACGAG GCGGGTGAGAGCTTGGCTTCGCACCTCCAGTCGTTGTCCAGAAATGAACAGTCGCAAGGGGAGCAGTCCACTCAGACGGTGGACAAAGAAGAGACTCATTTGGAG CCCCCTGAAGTGGACAAGCCCAGCTTCGAGGCAACCTCAGAGATCGTCAGTGCTATTTCCCAGCCAAAGGAGGAACACTTGGAAATGGAAAACCTTGATGTACCTGCTGCTCAAGAACAAGAATCAGTTGTCCTGATTAGGTCTTCCGATACAGACTGTGAATCCACAGTTGAGGGAAATGACAGCCCTGGTATCCCTAGCCTTCAAAACATCATAACAGTCAG TGTTTTGGACGATGCAAACGACGAAGCTCATTCTGACGTCCTTGACTCCGAGTTGCCTGCTGAATGCATGGAAGAGGCTAATCCCTATGATCATGACAG GCTTCCTCCAGTCATTTTGGAAAACATGTCAAACGCTCACACAACTGGTACCAAAACTCACAGTGACCCCCCGAATGCCCAGGCTGCTCAGCGTCTGGATGACAGCGTATCACACCCGCTCAACGGACAA GACTTGAATATTGCCGTCACCGTGGACACCGATCCTACCGTGAACAGCAAAGACCCTGAGGACATCCCAACGTTTGATGAGTGGAAGCGGAAGATGATGGAGGTGGAGAATGAAAAAA cTCTGTCCACACATACTTCTACTAATGGGGGTTCCAATGTAGTCAAGAAGGTGCAAAAAAACTTCAACAACTATGCTTCCGTGGAGTGTGGAGCAAAAATTCTTGGTGCTAATCCAGAAGCTAAG AGCACTTCGGCCATATTGAAGGAGAATATGGACTTGTACATGCTAAATCCCTGCAGTAATAAAATCTG GTTCATCATTGAGCTCTGTGAGCCCATTCAGGTGAAGCAGTTGGATATTGCCAATTTTGAGCTCTTTTCTTCTACACCCAAAGACTTTCTCGTCTCCATCAGTGACAG ATACCCGACCAACAAATGGCTCAAATTGGGAACCTTTCATGGCCGGGACGAACGCACAGTACAGAGCTTCCCATTGGATGAGCAGCTTTATGCTAAATATGTCAAG ATGttcaccaagtacataaag GTTGAGCTGCTCTCTCACTTTGGCTCTGAGCATTTCTGCCCTCTCAGTCTCATTAG AGTGTTTGGGACAAGCATGGTGGAAGAGTATGAAGAAATAGCTGAGCCTTCTGAAAGAGCAGAAGATCAGGACGATGACTTGG attaTGCATCTGGCTATGGACCTGGTGAAGTCAAGTATTCCAAGAATCTGATTGGCTCAGCTAAAG ATGTTATTTTGAACATGGTCAATAATATCGCCGTGAATGTTCTTGGTGGCAACTCGGAAATGGAAG GAAACCTTTCATCCCAGGGTGTGATTGTGAATGGTCCTGGTGCGAATGAAACAATATCGTCAACTCCCATCACCGACCCATCCGCCGC TACACCATCTAGTTCAGAGTTGGACGAGGCAACGTTGTCTCCAGACACAGAAATCACTGAAACCGGTGCCCCGTCTTCAACAACCGCTGTTCCGGAACTGCTTCCAGTTgataacagtgaccagcagcctCCGCCACTGGACAAACCAATTGTTATTCCTTTAGAGTCGGAGGAAGAAGAATCTATCAGCTCCACAATCACACTTTTAGATAAAGAGGATGAGTTAGATGGGGAGAGGGAGAAAATGGAACGCGCGGAACCACAAAATGTAGACCTCTGTCCATGGTTTTCGTCTTGTTCATGTACGAGCTCCCTTCAGGAGTATTTGCAGCAACAATGTCTGGCGCTGCTGTTCAAAAAAAGGAGATGCCAATCCATGGACAGAAAGCAAACAGCTCCTTCCATGCACACTCCCACTTTGCTCCAGCCTTCACCCTCCTCTGCCTGTCCTGAGCCCAAGACGCATCACAGTGAGGTACATCAGCCTCATGAAAAAGAACAAGCTTCTGGCGGTGAGCCAGAAAGCGGAGCCAGCACATCAGAAGCACACCAGCCTCCAGAGAACACTCTCACGGAAGCTCATAATGACTCGATGTCCGAACCGCCTCCGCTGGAGCCCAGTCAGACATCAGGCCTCCCCAAACCAACCACCGCCGATTCATCCGCTGCCAAGACTCCACAGCTTTCTTCTGAGGCTCCAGCAAAGCCGCTCAGCTCAGAGGAGACCCAAGACATGCTGGCTGCGGAGAAGCCTACAGAAGCTTCGCTACCTCCCACGAGCTCGGTCCTCATCGGAACAGCAGGCGACGATGGCAAAGTGGCAGCCGCAGAAGTAAAGGCCAACATAGTGATACGTGACTCGATCCTAAATCCTGATATGACAGGTGAGTCCCAGATTGCTTCTCCTCATGTACGTCAGTCCCCGGAACCAGCGGTTGTACTTAACAGCGGCACTCTTTCCACTGAGCTACCCCAGCCTGCTCCACACACAACCATTGAACTTGAGCTctctagtagtagtagtagtgccCCGGTCATCACAGATAGCAAAACCGAGGACCTCACAGAAGATGTCTCTACCCCCGGTCTCCCTCCTTTGCCTTCGACATCTCCCTCACCGTCCCTCTCGGACATTTACGCTGATCCCCCGAATGGCACAGAACAGAACGGCAACCCGGTGCACGGCTCCAGCCAGAAGGAGTCCGTGTTCATGCGACTCAACAACCGCATTAAGGCCCTTGAGATGAATATGTCGCTCAGCGGACGCTATCTGGAGCAGCTCAGCCAGAG ATATCGGAAGCAGGTGGAGGAGATGCAGAAGGCTTTCAACAAAACCATTATTAAACTCCAGAACACCTCCAGAATTGCAGAGGAGCAA GACCAGCGTCAGACAGAGTCCATTCAGTTGCTGCAAGGTCAGCTGGAGAACATTACTCAGATGGTCCTAAACCTGTCCATTCAGGTCAGCCAGCTGCAGAACGAG GTCTCAGACAGGCACAACTACCTTCTGCTGTGCCTGCTACTGAGTTTGTGTTTCGGCCTGGCGCTCTTTGCCAACCGCTACCGCATCTCTGTCACACCTCCGAATgcagagccagagccagagccacCCGGAGTAAACAGCTACAGCTACTGCTATCCCGAGAG GAATTTCACGTCCGGTGATGACTGTAGTTTGAAGAGGAGTGCATCCTACCCACCAATCCACTCATTCCAGTTAGTGCCAAGTCAAG GTCTCGAAAGTCTTTATCCCGAGGAGAGTCAGGCGAGCAGAAAG AAATACGGTGGCGAAAAAAGACCTAACCTCTCTCTACCTGCTGTTGTCTCGACCCAAACCTGA
- the LOC125985420 gene encoding SUN domain-containing ossification factor isoform X1, protein MKMIIWRVVTLWLSVSLLSWFPNCHVDCTEPDQEAQRSEPRQDVDLEGESGDSHQEDEAGESLASHLQSLSRNEQSQGEQSTQTVDKEETHLEPPEVDKPSFEATSEIVSAISQPKEEHLEMENLDVPAAQEQESVVLIRSSDTDCESTVEGNDSPGIPSLQNIITVSVLDDANDEAHSDVLDSELPAECMEEANPYDHDRLPPVILENMSNAHTTGTKTHSDPPNAQAAQRLDDSVSHPLNGQDLNIAVTVDTDPTVNSKDPEDIPTFDEWKRKMMEVENEKTLSTHTSTNGGSNVVKKVQKNFNNYASVECGAKILGANPEAKSTSAILKENMDLYMLNPCSNKIWFIIELCEPIQVKQLDIANFELFSSTPKDFLVSISDRYPTNKWLKLGTFHGRDERTVQSFPLDEQLYAKYVKMFTKYIKVELLSHFGSEHFCPLSLIRVFGTSMVEEYEEIAEPSERAEDQDDDLDYASGYGPGEVKYSKNLIGSAKDVILNMVNNIAVNVLGGNSEMEGNLSSQGVIVNGPGANETISSTPITDPSAATPSSSELDEATLSPDTEITETGAPSSTTAVPELLPVDNSDQQPPPLDKPIVIPLESEEEESISSTITLLDKEDELDGEREKMERAEPQNVDLCPWFSSCSCTSSLQEYLQQQCLALLFKKRRCQSMDRKQTAPSMHTPTLLQPSPSSACPEPKTHHSEVHQPHEKEQASGGEPESGASTSEAHQPPENTLTEAHNDSMSEPPPLEPSQTSGLPKPTTADSSAAKTPQLSSEAPAKPLSSEETQDMLAAEKPTEASLPPTSSVLIGTAGDDGKVAAAEVKANIVIRDSILNPDMTGESQIASPHVRQSPEPAVVLNSGTLSTELPQPAPHTTIELELSSSSSSAPVITDSKTEDLTEDVSTPGLPPLPSTSPSPSLSDIYADPPNGTEQNGNPVHGSSQKESVFMRLNNRIKALEMNMSLSGRYLEQLSQRYRKQVEEMQKAFNKTIIKLQNTSRIAEEQDQRQTESIQLLQGQLENITQMVLNLSIQVSQLQNEVSDRHNYLLLCLLLSLCFGLALFANRYRISVTPPNAEPEPEPPGVNSYSYCYPERNFTSGDDCSLKRSASYPPIHSFQLVPSQGTGLESLYPEESQASRKKRRRKMKAIEKVQTLTSFHASPTACNGAAVWSGVPVPTNPTAMTRRLLLPAFRDSPPSEGSSETSSHSDDPTFCGITAPCSRICQGASLPETRAEKRALRRRRPKPTCAVVDFLQAPHRDKSNTLSISATQDLMNMNSKQTSGTFGLNIPLSGPI, encoded by the exons ATGAAGATGATAATATGGCGAGTTGTGACATTGTGGCTATCTGTGTCACTACTAAGTTG GTTCCCTAACTGCCATGTTGATTGCACAGAGCCAGACCAGGAGGCCCAAAGGTCTGAGCCTCGGCAGGACGTCGATTTGGAGGGCGAGTCAGGGGACTCTCATCAGGAAGACGAG GCGGGTGAGAGCTTGGCTTCGCACCTCCAGTCGTTGTCCAGAAATGAACAGTCGCAAGGGGAGCAGTCCACTCAGACGGTGGACAAAGAAGAGACTCATTTGGAG CCCCCTGAAGTGGACAAGCCCAGCTTCGAGGCAACCTCAGAGATCGTCAGTGCTATTTCCCAGCCAAAGGAGGAACACTTGGAAATGGAAAACCTTGATGTACCTGCTGCTCAAGAACAAGAATCAGTTGTCCTGATTAGGTCTTCCGATACAGACTGTGAATCCACAGTTGAGGGAAATGACAGCCCTGGTATCCCTAGCCTTCAAAACATCATAACAGTCAG TGTTTTGGACGATGCAAACGACGAAGCTCATTCTGACGTCCTTGACTCCGAGTTGCCTGCTGAATGCATGGAAGAGGCTAATCCCTATGATCATGACAG GCTTCCTCCAGTCATTTTGGAAAACATGTCAAACGCTCACACAACTGGTACCAAAACTCACAGTGACCCCCCGAATGCCCAGGCTGCTCAGCGTCTGGATGACAGCGTATCACACCCGCTCAACGGACAA GACTTGAATATTGCCGTCACCGTGGACACCGATCCTACCGTGAACAGCAAAGACCCTGAGGACATCCCAACGTTTGATGAGTGGAAGCGGAAGATGATGGAGGTGGAGAATGAAAAAA cTCTGTCCACACATACTTCTACTAATGGGGGTTCCAATGTAGTCAAGAAGGTGCAAAAAAACTTCAACAACTATGCTTCCGTGGAGTGTGGAGCAAAAATTCTTGGTGCTAATCCAGAAGCTAAG AGCACTTCGGCCATATTGAAGGAGAATATGGACTTGTACATGCTAAATCCCTGCAGTAATAAAATCTG GTTCATCATTGAGCTCTGTGAGCCCATTCAGGTGAAGCAGTTGGATATTGCCAATTTTGAGCTCTTTTCTTCTACACCCAAAGACTTTCTCGTCTCCATCAGTGACAG ATACCCGACCAACAAATGGCTCAAATTGGGAACCTTTCATGGCCGGGACGAACGCACAGTACAGAGCTTCCCATTGGATGAGCAGCTTTATGCTAAATATGTCAAG ATGttcaccaagtacataaag GTTGAGCTGCTCTCTCACTTTGGCTCTGAGCATTTCTGCCCTCTCAGTCTCATTAG AGTGTTTGGGACAAGCATGGTGGAAGAGTATGAAGAAATAGCTGAGCCTTCTGAAAGAGCAGAAGATCAGGACGATGACTTGG attaTGCATCTGGCTATGGACCTGGTGAAGTCAAGTATTCCAAGAATCTGATTGGCTCAGCTAAAG ATGTTATTTTGAACATGGTCAATAATATCGCCGTGAATGTTCTTGGTGGCAACTCGGAAATGGAAG GAAACCTTTCATCCCAGGGTGTGATTGTGAATGGTCCTGGTGCGAATGAAACAATATCGTCAACTCCCATCACCGACCCATCCGCCGC TACACCATCTAGTTCAGAGTTGGACGAGGCAACGTTGTCTCCAGACACAGAAATCACTGAAACCGGTGCCCCGTCTTCAACAACCGCTGTTCCGGAACTGCTTCCAGTTgataacagtgaccagcagcctCCGCCACTGGACAAACCAATTGTTATTCCTTTAGAGTCGGAGGAAGAAGAATCTATCAGCTCCACAATCACACTTTTAGATAAAGAGGATGAGTTAGATGGGGAGAGGGAGAAAATGGAACGCGCGGAACCACAAAATGTAGACCTCTGTCCATGGTTTTCGTCTTGTTCATGTACGAGCTCCCTTCAGGAGTATTTGCAGCAACAATGTCTGGCGCTGCTGTTCAAAAAAAGGAGATGCCAATCCATGGACAGAAAGCAAACAGCTCCTTCCATGCACACTCCCACTTTGCTCCAGCCTTCACCCTCCTCTGCCTGTCCTGAGCCCAAGACGCATCACAGTGAGGTACATCAGCCTCATGAAAAAGAACAAGCTTCTGGCGGTGAGCCAGAAAGCGGAGCCAGCACATCAGAAGCACACCAGCCTCCAGAGAACACTCTCACGGAAGCTCATAATGACTCGATGTCCGAACCGCCTCCGCTGGAGCCCAGTCAGACATCAGGCCTCCCCAAACCAACCACCGCCGATTCATCCGCTGCCAAGACTCCACAGCTTTCTTCTGAGGCTCCAGCAAAGCCGCTCAGCTCAGAGGAGACCCAAGACATGCTGGCTGCGGAGAAGCCTACAGAAGCTTCGCTACCTCCCACGAGCTCGGTCCTCATCGGAACAGCAGGCGACGATGGCAAAGTGGCAGCCGCAGAAGTAAAGGCCAACATAGTGATACGTGACTCGATCCTAAATCCTGATATGACAGGTGAGTCCCAGATTGCTTCTCCTCATGTACGTCAGTCCCCGGAACCAGCGGTTGTACTTAACAGCGGCACTCTTTCCACTGAGCTACCCCAGCCTGCTCCACACACAACCATTGAACTTGAGCTctctagtagtagtagtagtgccCCGGTCATCACAGATAGCAAAACCGAGGACCTCACAGAAGATGTCTCTACCCCCGGTCTCCCTCCTTTGCCTTCGACATCTCCCTCACCGTCCCTCTCGGACATTTACGCTGATCCCCCGAATGGCACAGAACAGAACGGCAACCCGGTGCACGGCTCCAGCCAGAAGGAGTCCGTGTTCATGCGACTCAACAACCGCATTAAGGCCCTTGAGATGAATATGTCGCTCAGCGGACGCTATCTGGAGCAGCTCAGCCAGAG ATATCGGAAGCAGGTGGAGGAGATGCAGAAGGCTTTCAACAAAACCATTATTAAACTCCAGAACACCTCCAGAATTGCAGAGGAGCAA GACCAGCGTCAGACAGAGTCCATTCAGTTGCTGCAAGGTCAGCTGGAGAACATTACTCAGATGGTCCTAAACCTGTCCATTCAGGTCAGCCAGCTGCAGAACGAG GTCTCAGACAGGCACAACTACCTTCTGCTGTGCCTGCTACTGAGTTTGTGTTTCGGCCTGGCGCTCTTTGCCAACCGCTACCGCATCTCTGTCACACCTCCGAATgcagagccagagccagagccacCCGGAGTAAACAGCTACAGCTACTGCTATCCCGAGAG GAATTTCACGTCCGGTGATGACTGTAGTTTGAAGAGGAGTGCATCCTACCCACCAATCCACTCATTCCAGTTAGTGCCAAGTCAAGGTACCG GTCTCGAAAGTCTTTATCCCGAGGAGAGTCAGGCGAGCAGAAAG AAAAGACGACGTAAAATGAAAGCCATTGAGAAAGTGCAAACTTTGACGTCCTTTCATGCTTCTCCGACGGCATGCAACGGAGCTGCCGTATGGAGCGGCGTGCCTGTCCCAACAAACCCGACGGCCATGACAAGGAGGCTGCTTCTACCTGCCTTCAGAGACTCTCCTCCATCCGAGGGAAGCTCGGAGACATCGTCCCATTCAGACGATCCCACATTCTGTGGAATCACTGCCCCCTGCTCTCGGATATGCCAAGGTGCGTCGCTGCCTGAAACCCGGGCAGAGAAAAGGGCGTTAAGACGCAGGCGTCCCAAGCCCACTTGCGCCGTAGTGGACTTCCTTCAGGCCCCGCACAGAGACAAAAGCAATACGTTATCCATCTCGGCCACACAGGACCTGATGAATATGAACTCAAAGCAAACCTCTGGGACCTTTGGGCTGAATATCCCTCTCTCAGGTCCCATCTGA